A genomic segment from Garra rufa chromosome 5, GarRuf1.0, whole genome shotgun sequence encodes:
- the chfr gene encoding E3 ubiquitin-protein ligase CHFR produces the protein MAHQGSGQAWGKLVKVNASPGSELLLINKECTVGRKKECDLAFPANKLVSGNHCKITQDQNSGKVWLEDMSTNGTVINMSKVVKKQMHLLQNGDVIYFVYRKNEPEQNIAYVYQAIRPHESASQDFEDAGREEDSDLTETESEPAPVEPVIVKPLPQSGHEDPQPSTSSSSFHFYNMPLSTCSDVSAKKNPVSSSLICKRESEMTAPAGSPGELVMNHTSHLKWTCWSEGGQQMEPEVEMQRKRRKTDKDDQNGCGSSYSDSAVSAAAPQVPLRGAAGKEKTEGATTDKMEESLTCIVCQDLLHDCVSLQPCMHTFCAACYSGWMERSSLCPTCRCPVERIRKNHILNNLVEAYLLQHPEKCRSEDDLRSMDARNKITQDMLQPKVERSFSDEEGSSDYLFELSDNDSDISDMSQPYTMCRQCPGYRKELNSALWICEPAQSEEPAKVPGDGPSTSSDTSPAPQEFRCPPQGSHLICSCCLQPMPDRRFEHLPPQMSPQHCMVCQKPYCHVYWGCQRIGCHGCLARFSELNLNDKCLDGVFNGNQYESDVLQNYLTSRGKSWRHMLQEALQAVQQGLYQLSDYRITANSFLCYCCGLRTFRELAYKYREHIPPSDLPDSVTARPNCYWGRNCRTQVKAHHALNFNHICEQTRFKS, from the exons ATGGCACATCAGGGCAGCGGACAGGCCTGGGGAAAACTGGTGAAAGTCAACGCATCTCCGGGTTCAGAGTTATTACTTATAAACAAAGAATGCACAGTGGGGAGAAAAAAAG AGTGTGACCTCGCATTCCCGGCTAACAAACTGGTCTCAGGGAATCATTGCAAAATCACTCAAGATCAGAACTCAGGAAAGGTGTGGCTGGAGGATATGAG CACCAATGGAACAGTGATCAACATGTCCAAAGTCGTGAAGAAACAGATGCACTTACTGCAGAATGGTGATGTCATTTACTTTGTGTACAGGAAGAATGAGCCAGAGCAAA ATATTGCTTACGTTTATCAGGCCATCAGGCCACATGAAAGTGCCTCACAGGACTTTGAAG ATGCTGGAAGAGAAGAAGATTCAGATCTGACGGAAACCGAGAGTGAACCAGCACCAGTAGAGCCTGTTATTGTGAAGCCTTTACCTCAGTCTGGGCATGAGGATCCTCAGCCATCTACCTCCAGCTCTTCCTTCCACTTCTACAACATGCCCTTATCTACCTGCTCTG ATGTGTCTGCAAAGAAGAACCCAGTGAGTTCTTCGCTTATTTGTAAAAGAGAATCAGAGATGACTGCACCAGCAGGCAGCCCTGGGGAGCTGGTCATGAATCACACATCTCACCTGAAGTGGACCTGCTGGTCTGAAGGAGGGCAACAGATGGAGCCAGAGGTGGAAATGCAGAGGAAAAGAAGAAAAACTGACAAAG ATGATCAGAATGGATGTGGATCTTCTTACAGTGACTCTGCTGTTTCGGCAGCAGCACCTCAGGTTCCTCTCAGAGGAGCAGCAGGAAAAGAGAAAACTGAGGGTGCCACAACAGACAAAATGGAAGAATCCCTCACATGCATTGTGTGCCAGGACCTGCTGCATGACTGTGTCAG TCTTCAGCCTTGCATGCATACATTTTGCGCTGCCTGTTATTCTGGCTGGATGGAGCGTTCTTCCCTCTGCCCCACCTGCCGATGTCCAGTGGAGAGGATCCGTAAAAACCACATCCTCAACAACCTAGTGGAGGCTTACCTTCTCCAGCACCCAG agaaGTGTCGGAGTGAAGATGACTTGCGCAGCATGGATGCCCGAAACAAGATCACGCAGGACATGCTGCAGCCAAAGGTCGAGCGCTCCTTCTCGGATGAGGAGGGCAGTTCAGACTATCTATTTGAACTCTCAGACAATGACAGCGATATTTCTGACATGAG TCAGCCCTATACGATGTGTCGGCAGTGTCCAGGTTATCGGAAGGAGCTTAACTCCGCCCTGTGGATCTGTGAGCCCGCTCAATCAGAAGAGCCAGCTAAAGTGCCTGGAGATGGCCCTTCCACATCTTCTGACACCTCTCCAG CTCCTCAGGAGTTCAGATGTCCTCCTCAGGGCAGTCACCTCATCTGCTCCTGCTGCCTGCAGCCCATGCCCGACCGACGCTTCGAGCACCTTCCCCCTCAGATGTCTCCGCAGCACT GTATGGTGTGCCAGAAACCATACTGTCATGTGTACTGGGGATGCCAGCGGATTGGCTGTCATGGCTGCCTAGCACGTTTCAGCG AACTTAACCTTAATGATAAATGTCTGGATGGAGTTTTTAATGGCAATCAATATGAGTCTGATGTCCTTCAG AATTATTTGACTTCTCGTGGAAAGAGCTGGAGGCATATGCTGCAGGAAGCGCTTCAGGCTGTACAGCAGGGCCTGTACCAACTCTCTG ATTACAGGATCACTGCAAACTCTTTCCTGTGCTACTGCTGTGGACTTCGCACTTTTAGAGAACTTGCATATAAATACAGAGAGCATATTCCTCCATCAGATCTGCCAG ATTCTGTGACTGCCAGACCAAACTGTTACTGGGGACGCAACTGTCGGACTCAAGTGAAAGCACACCACGCTTT